A stretch of DNA from Acidobacteriota bacterium:
AGGTGGTAGCAAAGCTATCGAAGCACCCGCGTATCATTGGGATCAAGGACAGCTCAGGTAATATCCCCAAGCTGATAGAGATGGCCCGATTGACCAGCCCCGACTTCCAAATACTCACGGGGAATGCCCTCTCTTTCTACCCTGCCCTCTGTTCTGGGGCGGTGGGAGGGATCCTCGCGGTTGCCAATGTAGCACCTGACGATTGCGTTAAGATATTCAGCCTGTTTGAGAAAGGGGAGCATAAAGCAGCAAGGGTATTGCAACAGCGGATCGCCCCATTGGTGAAGCTCACCACCACCAAATACGGCATCGGCGGTCTCAAAAGGGCGCTCGACCTCCTCGGCTATTATGGAGGAGAACCCCGGCTTCCCCTTCTTCCTCCACCTGAGGAGGCAACTACCGAGATAAGGAAAGCCTTAAGCGATCTCGGTATTTTGTGATTTGAGACAAACATTTTAAGGAGAAGCAAACTCGATGAACAGGAGGGAAAGAAGGACAATGACATTAACCCTCCTCCTTCTTTTTTCTTTGGTAGCGGTTTTCCTCCTTTCCTGCACCCCCCCTCCGTCAGGGGATAAGGAGAACGACGAGCGGAAAGAGGCGCGAATGGAAACCTTGCGGAAAAAGATGGTGGAACAGCAGATAATAGCCCGGGGAGTAAAGGACCCCAAGGTGATCTCTGCTATGCTCAAGGTACCACGACACAAATTCGTCCCCCCGGAAGAGCTTCCCTACGCCTATTCCGATCAACCCCTTCCCATCGGCGAGGGTCAAACCATCTCTCAACCCTACATCGTTGCCTTGATGACCGAAGCCCTGCACCTTACGGGGAATGAGCGGGTGCTCGAGATCGGTACCGGAAGCGGTTATCAAACCGCGGTATTGGCGGAGATAGCGAAAGAGGTATATTCCATCGAAATACTGGAAAGCTTAGCCCTAAAGGCGAGGAGGCGTCTTAAAGAGCTCGGCTATGAAAATGTCAAGATAAAGATCGGCGATGGCTACCGGGGGTGGAAGGAATACGCTCCCTTCGATGCGATCATCGTCACCGCTGCTCCCACCCACATCCCGCCACCGCTCATCGACCAGCTTAAAGCGGGGGGGAGGATGATAATCCCGGTAGGCAAGTACTTTCAAGAGCTCATCCTCATCGTGAAAACAGAAAAGGGGGTGATCAAGGAACATATCATTCCGGTAAGATTTGTACCTATGGTTGGTGAGGCAGAGAAGAAGGAACCAGAGGATTAAATATACTATCAGCAAAAGATGGCGAATTTAGCGATAAACGGAGGAAAGCCGGTAAGAACCGAGCCCTTTCCCCTTTGGCCCCCAGTAACGGATGAAGAGGCAGAGGCGCTCATCCGTGTTCTGAAAAGCAGAAAGTGGAGCACCCCTTATGGGGACGAGGTGGTAAGATTCGAGCAGGAGTTTGCCCGTTTTCAAGGAGCGAATTACGCCATTGCGGTCTCGAGTGGTGAAGGGGCGTTGAGGGTCGCCCTTCAGAGCGTAGGAATAGGTCCTGGCGATGAGGTGATCATCCCCGCTTATACCTTCATTGCCACCGCCACCGCGGTCCTTTCGGTGAACGCCATCCCCATCTTCGTCGATATCGACCCCGCCACCTACAACATCAGCCTGAAGGCTTTCGAGGAGGGGATAACCGAAAGGACAAAAGGGGTGATCCCGGTCCATTTCGGGGGGGTACCCGCTGATATGGAGAGGATACTCTCTATCGCCAGGAAGAAGGATATCAAGGTGATCGAGGACGCCTGTCAAGCCTGGGGTTCGGAATATAAGGGGAAAAAGGTTGGTGCGATCGGGGATATCGGCTGTTTCAGCTTCCAATCATCCAAAAATATCACTGCGGGTGAAGGGGGAATAGTCGTTACCAACAGCCGATCGCTTGCCGAAAGGGCGCGGGCGCTCAGGAACAACGGACGCTTCCCCGATGGCAGGTGGTATGAACATCACCTCCTTGGGGGGAATTTCAGGCTTACCGAATTTCAAGGGGCGCTTCTTTCGATCCAGCTCAAGAATTATCCCAAGGAGCAGAAACGGCGGGAGGAGAACGCCCACTATCTCAAAAGCTTACTCGACGAGATCGAGGGGGTGGAACCCTTAAAGATGGGAATTGAGGTTACCGCTTGCTCTTATCACCTTTTTATATTCAAGTATAAAAGGGAATATTTCAACAACCGGAAGAAAGAAAGGTTCCTCGAGGCACTTAATGCCGAGGGGATACCGGCATCAGGGGGGTATCTCATCCCTCTCTATCGCCAGCCATTATTCTTAAAGGGCAACTTCCATCCCCGTGGTTGTCCCTTCACCTGTCCTCATTATAGAGGGAAGGTGGATTACTCATCGCTCTTTCTCCCCGAAGCTGAGAAAGCCTGCGCCGAGGAAGCGGTATGGCTCCATCAACGCCTTCTCTTGGGTACAAAAAGGGATATCGAAGA
This window harbors:
- a CDS encoding dihydrodipicolinate synthase family protein — protein: MILKGVFPPIPTPFEEGEVALGRLTENLERWNKTPISGYVVLGSTGENVHLTLEEKLSVVRTARKAIPKDKTMIVGAGELSTKATIEMIKQVADLGAEGVLLVTPYYYKSMMNGEALIKHYLTIADEVEIPIILYTYPQCTGVDIPPEVVAKLSKHPRIIGIKDSSGNIPKLIEMARLTSPDFQILTGNALSFYPALCSGAVGGILAVANVAPDDCVKIFSLFEKGEHKAARVLQQRIAPLVKLTTTKYGIGGLKRALDLLGYYGGEPRLPLLPPPEEATTEIRKALSDLGIL
- a CDS encoding protein-L-isoaspartate(D-aspartate) O-methyltransferase — protein: MTLTLLLLFSLVAVFLLSCTPPPSGDKENDERKEARMETLRKKMVEQQIIARGVKDPKVISAMLKVPRHKFVPPEELPYAYSDQPLPIGEGQTISQPYIVALMTEALHLTGNERVLEIGTGSGYQTAVLAEIAKEVYSIEILESLALKARRRLKELGYENVKIKIGDGYRGWKEYAPFDAIIVTAAPTHIPPPLIDQLKAGGRMIIPVGKYFQELILIVKTEKGVIKEHIIPVRFVPMVGEAEKKEPED
- a CDS encoding DegT/DnrJ/EryC1/StrS family aminotransferase; its protein translation is MANLAINGGKPVRTEPFPLWPPVTDEEAEALIRVLKSRKWSTPYGDEVVRFEQEFARFQGANYAIAVSSGEGALRVALQSVGIGPGDEVIIPAYTFIATATAVLSVNAIPIFVDIDPATYNISLKAFEEGITERTKGVIPVHFGGVPADMERILSIARKKDIKVIEDACQAWGSEYKGKKVGAIGDIGCFSFQSSKNITAGEGGIVVTNSRSLAERARALRNNGRFPDGRWYEHHLLGGNFRLTEFQGALLSIQLKNYPKEQKRREENAHYLKSLLDEIEGVEPLKMGIEVTACSYHLFIFKYKREYFNNRKKERFLEALNAEGIPASGGYLIPLYRQPLFLKGNFHPRGCPFTCPHYRGKVDYSSLFLPEAEKACAEEAVWLHQRLLLGTKRDIEDIATAIEKIRRYRDEL